In Aminobacterium sp. MB27-C1, a single genomic region encodes these proteins:
- a CDS encoding SPFH domain-containing protein — translation MGVIKVVEYNGPDPHDVFAWKFVDGTGRSDELSTWTQLVVRESQEAILFKNGQAFDLFPAGRHTLSTNNIPLISTFMNLPYGGKSPFKAEVWYVNKLYSLDIKWGTPTPIQIQDPRYGVWLPVRSYGQFGIRIADSRKFLLKLVGNVALFTKENLTRFFRGLLTTRIKDLISSYIVIEKKTILELNAYLNEISAHMEEEIRPILGDYGIELVNFFANSVNVPDDDPVVIQLKNALVKKAEMDILGYSYQQERSFDTLEKAAENEGNGAGLMQAGIGLGMGVGVGGAFGQTAARMTEELRTDGSKEQAKTSGITCSNCGAFLPNDAQFCSQCGRKIRLCQSCGNDIPDEAMRCPVCGASVPVQCSQCGNMVGADMRFCPFCGREMKRTCPSCGKNVDLNARFCPSCGQKLDENPIQ, via the coding sequence ATGGGAGTTATAAAAGTTGTCGAGTATAACGGACCCGATCCTCACGACGTTTTTGCCTGGAAATTTGTAGATGGGACTGGTCGTTCCGATGAATTGTCCACATGGACACAACTTGTAGTTCGAGAGTCACAGGAGGCTATTTTATTTAAAAATGGACAGGCCTTTGATCTTTTCCCAGCTGGACGTCATACATTAAGCACAAATAACATTCCTCTTATTTCGACTTTTATGAACCTTCCTTATGGGGGGAAATCGCCTTTTAAGGCAGAAGTATGGTATGTCAATAAGCTCTATTCCCTTGATATTAAATGGGGAACGCCAACTCCTATTCAGATTCAAGATCCTCGATATGGAGTGTGGCTGCCTGTTCGTTCCTATGGACAATTTGGAATACGAATCGCTGATTCTCGCAAATTTCTACTTAAACTTGTAGGTAATGTTGCTCTCTTTACCAAAGAGAATCTGACCCGTTTTTTCAGGGGTCTTCTTACTACACGTATTAAAGATCTAATTTCGAGTTACATTGTTATTGAGAAAAAGACTATTCTTGAGCTAAATGCATATCTCAATGAAATATCAGCTCATATGGAAGAGGAAATTCGTCCCATCTTGGGAGATTATGGCATTGAACTCGTTAATTTTTTTGCTAATTCAGTGAACGTACCAGACGATGACCCAGTGGTCATTCAACTTAAAAATGCCCTTGTTAAAAAGGCCGAAATGGATATTTTAGGGTATTCCTATCAGCAGGAACGAAGTTTTGACACTCTCGAAAAGGCTGCGGAAAATGAAGGCAATGGCGCTGGCCTTATGCAGGCTGGAATAGGCTTGGGAATGGGTGTTGGCGTTGGAGGTGCTTTTGGACAGACGGCAGCTCGTATGACGGAGGAGTTGCGTACCGATGGTTCGAAAGAACAAGCAAAGACGAGTGGCATTACCTGTTCTAATTGTGGAGCTTTTCTTCCTAACGATGCTCAATTTTGCTCTCAGTGTGGACGTAAAATACGGTTATGCCAATCATGTGGCAATGATATTCCCGATGAAGCCATGAGATGTCCAGTATGTGGGGCATCTGTTCCCGTTCAGTGTTCTCAGTGTGGCAATATGGTAGGAGCTGATATGCGTTTTTGTCCTTTCTGTGGCCGGGAAATGAAACGTACCTGTCCTTCATGTGGAAAAAACGTAGATCTAAATGCTCGTTTTTGTCCTTCCTGCGGGCAGAAACTAGATGAAAATCCTATCCAGTAA
- a CDS encoding DUF4234 domain-containing protein, with product MAADNVERELTCASCGANNEPGSTYCAYCGTLLPEKKIEKESVSSTVFTPVSISGEKIAFKRVSVGIAVLFTILTFGIYPVVWVLLRKKAFNELKGTEKIAGWLASLPLILWGLSIAIQDPEIQGIMRIASWITWIILAFKMRKMLREYIASFGDEDVLPNIAPSKIMTFFFTFFYIQYHINRLIDIGVFKRAN from the coding sequence ATGGCAGCAGACAATGTTGAAAGGGAACTGACATGTGCGTCATGTGGTGCTAACAATGAGCCAGGTTCCACATATTGTGCATATTGTGGAACGCTTCTGCCGGAAAAGAAAATAGAAAAAGAATCAGTCTCTTCAACAGTTTTTACACCAGTATCGATTTCGGGTGAAAAAATTGCTTTTAAGAGGGTTAGTGTTGGTATAGCAGTTCTTTTTACCATCCTTACTTTCGGTATATATCCAGTAGTATGGGTTTTGTTGAGAAAAAAGGCTTTTAATGAATTAAAAGGAACAGAAAAAATTGCCGGATGGTTGGCATCTTTACCTCTTATTCTGTGGGGGCTTTCCATTGCAATTCAAGATCCGGAAATACAAGGCATTATGAGGATAGCATCATGGATTACATGGATTATTCTTGCTTTTAAGATGAGAAAAATGCTTCGTGAATATATTGCGAGTTTTGGAGATGAAGATGTTCTTCCTAACATTGCTCCATCAAAGATAATGACGTTCTTTTTTACTTTTTTCTATATTCAGTATCATATAAATCGCCTTATCGATATCGGGGTTTTCAAGCGAGCAAATTAA
- a CDS encoding aminotransferase class V-fold PLP-dependent enzyme, translating to MPIYLNNAATTWPKPQVVPEAMYDFLVNSGANLARGTTAKRDLGTMDLVLNCRELLAEFFHGYEDADPRYVTFTSNITESLNVVLKGFLKPGMRVLTSSMEHNASMRPLRRLEQQLGVEIRVLQCDSEGVLPLDVLGEALTEKKYDLMVMTHASNVCGTIQDIEGIARLCRSAGVPLVIDSAQTAGVLPIHVTDLGLAALCFTGHKGLMGPQGTGGIVWNPDFAEKVDWFIEGGTGSFSHLEYQPDCMPDKFEAGTPNLPGIAGLRAALQWLIKEGPAKIHAREIELGARFLEGINKNPSILLAGKKTMEGRLPVFPLNFEGHDHAIIAAELVDRAGIETRPGLHCAPIAHKTLGTEAMGGALRVSVGYFNTEEEIDSCLTALNSILSHPVKAKA from the coding sequence ATGCCCATATATTTGAATAATGCGGCGACAACATGGCCGAAACCTCAGGTTGTTCCAGAGGCAATGTATGATTTTTTGGTCAATTCAGGGGCAAATTTGGCCCGGGGGACAACAGCAAAACGTGATCTCGGGACGATGGACCTTGTCTTAAATTGTCGAGAATTGTTGGCTGAATTTTTTCATGGATATGAAGATGCGGATCCTAGATATGTAACCTTCACATCTAATATAACCGAATCGCTAAACGTTGTTCTTAAAGGTTTTCTCAAACCTGGAATGAGAGTGTTAACGAGTAGCATGGAACATAATGCTTCCATGCGGCCTCTTCGACGCCTTGAACAGCAGCTCGGAGTGGAAATTAGAGTTCTCCAATGCGACAGTGAAGGTGTTCTTCCTCTTGATGTTTTGGGTGAGGCTTTAACTGAAAAGAAATACGATCTTATGGTTATGACCCATGCAAGTAACGTGTGTGGAACGATTCAAGATATAGAAGGAATAGCTCGTCTTTGTCGTTCCGCTGGCGTTCCCCTTGTTATCGATTCTGCCCAGACAGCAGGAGTATTGCCCATTCATGTGACAGATTTAGGCTTGGCAGCTCTCTGTTTTACGGGGCATAAAGGACTTATGGGACCTCAAGGAACAGGTGGCATTGTCTGGAATCCTGATTTTGCCGAGAAAGTTGATTGGTTTATTGAAGGGGGAACGGGGAGTTTTTCTCACCTTGAATATCAACCTGATTGTATGCCTGATAAATTTGAAGCTGGAACGCCTAATCTTCCAGGCATAGCTGGCTTGAGAGCTGCATTACAATGGCTCATTAAAGAGGGTCCGGCGAAGATACATGCGCGCGAGATAGAGTTGGGAGCTCGTTTTCTTGAGGGAATAAATAAAAATCCTTCCATTCTTCTTGCGGGCAAAAAAACTATGGAAGGACGGCTGCCTGTTTTCCCTCTTAACTTTGAAGGACACGATCACGCTATTATTGCTGCGGAACTCGTGGATAGAGCAGGTATAGAGACTCGGCCAGGGCTCCATTGCGCTCCGATTGCACATAAAACACTTGGTACTGAAGCAATGGGAGGAGCATTACGTGTCTCTGTTGGATATTTCAACACAGAGGAAGAAATTGATTCTTGCCTTACGGCTCTTAATAGTATTCTTTCACACCCAGTGAAGGCGAAAGCTTAA
- a CDS encoding diguanylate cyclase domain-containing protein, which yields MSIRTKTLLIIIIAFIVNAFAAFCIADRFILKRFIDFEEQTFEKDNQRVLETVNYFRENLESIASDWAPWNETYTFASQYNEKYITDNLMDETFTNLNLNLFLLLNNDGKILYSTLFDTSTFQKKPLIQEYADTIKESIQNGEKDGSFSGLIYMDKPMIIALHPILKSDFSGPSKGFLVVGRYFDDSALKQVSTYLDISLKILPTEIDNEEFNSELKELKPWHTKYNSLSSSFLEAQTLIPDIAGNPIFLLATAKERTLFHYGHHTVIIVLFLFLGAQGVLATFILLFLNKTILFRLHRMANKVKEISHTTNLDLRVSDEGKDEITFLSHTINNMIDNIQKILDAAPDMFFICDINGNIILSNTRACQLLDYEKEDLVGHPLNAFIGRNPLPVFAQKETALVRKNGDRIPVEFQAQKLSLGNRKLILSIARDISHRKDLENRLYHMAYRDSLTGLPNRASFMERLHRILGANKRGKSIPFLFIMMDVDHFKNINDTCGHLYGDRVLREVGKRLHFLLSENDVFARLGGDEFVLLLLHKDKEDGMAFAEKVKEVMKDPLKIKNVSITLSFSMGIITKAECYNSITDLFRDCDVALYEAKRLGGNTAVFFNGGIKKASCPQEGIHGQEAGNRVIRF from the coding sequence GTGTCGATACGCACAAAAACGCTGCTTATTATAATCATTGCCTTTATTGTTAATGCCTTTGCGGCGTTCTGTATTGCTGATCGCTTCATTTTAAAAAGATTTATTGATTTTGAAGAGCAGACTTTCGAAAAAGATAATCAAAGAGTTCTTGAAACGGTAAATTATTTCAGAGAAAATCTTGAATCAATCGCAAGCGATTGGGCACCATGGAACGAAACTTATACCTTTGCTTCACAGTATAATGAAAAATATATTACAGACAACCTCATGGATGAAACCTTTACAAATCTCAACCTTAATCTTTTTCTTCTCCTTAACAATGACGGAAAAATTCTATATAGCACTCTTTTCGACACATCAACTTTTCAAAAAAAACCATTGATTCAAGAGTATGCAGATACCATAAAGGAAAGTATTCAAAATGGGGAAAAAGACGGTTCCTTTTCGGGGCTTATCTATATGGACAAACCTATGATTATTGCGCTTCACCCTATATTAAAAAGTGATTTCTCAGGGCCTTCCAAAGGATTTCTTGTCGTTGGACGTTATTTTGATGATAGTGCGCTGAAACAGGTTTCAACATATCTTGACATTTCTTTGAAGATTTTACCAACAGAAATCGATAATGAAGAATTTAACAGTGAATTGAAAGAACTCAAGCCTTGGCATACAAAATATAATTCGCTCTCTTCTTCGTTTTTAGAGGCCCAAACACTCATACCTGATATAGCAGGAAATCCCATCTTTCTTCTTGCAACAGCAAAAGAACGTACCCTTTTTCATTATGGACATCACACTGTTATTATTGTTCTTTTTCTTTTCCTCGGAGCACAGGGAGTTTTGGCAACTTTTATTCTCCTTTTCTTAAATAAAACGATACTTTTTCGCCTTCATCGTATGGCTAATAAAGTTAAAGAAATATCACATACCACTAATTTAGACCTCAGAGTATCCGATGAGGGAAAAGATGAAATTACTTTTTTATCTCATACTATAAACAACATGATCGACAACATTCAAAAAATACTAGATGCGGCTCCAGACATGTTTTTTATATGCGATATAAACGGAAATATTATTTTGTCTAATACACGAGCTTGTCAACTTCTTGATTATGAAAAAGAAGATCTCGTTGGTCATCCGCTCAACGCCTTTATCGGTCGAAATCCGTTGCCTGTTTTTGCACAAAAAGAGACAGCTCTTGTGAGAAAAAACGGAGATAGAATTCCCGTTGAATTTCAAGCTCAGAAACTCTCTCTCGGTAACAGAAAACTTATTCTTTCAATAGCAAGAGATATTTCTCATCGTAAAGATCTTGAAAATCGCCTTTATCATATGGCCTACAGAGATTCTCTAACAGGCCTTCCAAACAGGGCAAGTTTTATGGAGCGCCTTCACCGTATTCTCGGAGCAAATAAGCGAGGAAAAAGTATCCCCTTCCTTTTTATTATGATGGATGTAGATCACTTTAAAAATATTAATGATACATGTGGCCATCTTTATGGAGATCGTGTTTTACGGGAAGTAGGAAAACGCCTTCATTTTCTGCTCTCCGAAAATGATGTTTTTGCTCGTCTGGGAGGAGATGAATTCGTTCTACTTTTGCTGCATAAAGATAAGGAAGATGGTATGGCTTTTGCAGAGAAAGTCAAAGAGGTAATGAAGGACCCCCTGAAAATAAAAAATGTTTCAATAACTCTCTCTTTCAGCATGGGGATTATCACCAAAGCAGAGTGCTACAATTCTATTACAGACCTCTTTAGAGATTGCGATGTGGCATTGTACGAAGCGAAACGTCTAGGAGGAAATACTGCTGTCTTTTTTAATGGAGGGATAAAGAAAGCTTCCTGCCCGCAAGAGGGGATACATGGACAGGAAGCAGGGAACAGAGTTATTCGTTTTTAA
- a CDS encoding Rrf2 family transcriptional regulator has product MHSIVSISEAASLAFHGMGLLAVTGKRMSIKEMAEIINVSEAHLAKVFQRLVKAGFVESSRGPGGGFELARSAESISLLEIYEEIEGKTEENYCLLHCEECPFHICIFGSLLQKMTQEFLGYLRDKLLSDLVRGEVYESYGEKEDY; this is encoded by the coding sequence ATGCATTCGATAGTTTCTATTTCTGAAGCGGCATCCCTTGCTTTTCATGGGATGGGACTTTTAGCTGTTACTGGTAAACGAATGAGCATAAAAGAAATGGCGGAAATTATTAATGTTTCAGAGGCTCATTTAGCGAAAGTTTTTCAACGTTTGGTCAAAGCAGGTTTTGTCGAGTCTTCACGGGGGCCTGGCGGTGGTTTTGAATTGGCTCGGTCAGCTGAAAGTATATCATTACTTGAGATATACGAAGAGATAGAGGGTAAAACTGAGGAAAATTATTGTTTGCTCCATTGCGAAGAGTGCCCCTTTCATATCTGTATTTTCGGAAGTCTGTTGCAGAAAATGACGCAAGAATTTTTAGGGTATTTGCGGGATAAGTTGTTATCAGATCTGGTAAGAGGTGAAGTGTATGAGTCATATGGTGAAAAGGAAGATTATTAA
- a CDS encoding ATP-binding protein: MSHMVKRKIIKIDEEKCNGCGLCAQACHEGAIQIIDGKAKLVSESYCDGLGDCIGKCPQEAIFFEEREAAPYDEDAVKRHMARCPGSMATDLRKTSTSSRIEKASEKKLKTDLQKSQLGNWPVQIRLVPINAPYLHHANLIIAADCTAYAFADFHRQFLLEENSVCLIGCPKLDDAQAYIDKISQLIVANEPKSISAIYMEVPCCGGLVRLISHAIEHAKVNITLKLIKISIGGKIIDKETTKYVFSK; encoded by the coding sequence ATGAGTCATATGGTGAAAAGGAAGATTATTAAGATTGATGAAGAAAAGTGCAATGGTTGTGGTTTATGTGCCCAAGCATGTCATGAAGGTGCGATCCAGATTATTGACGGAAAGGCAAAGCTTGTCAGCGAATCTTATTGTGATGGTTTAGGTGATTGTATTGGAAAATGTCCTCAGGAAGCAATATTTTTTGAAGAAAGAGAGGCTGCTCCTTACGATGAAGACGCTGTAAAACGCCATATGGCGAGGTGTCCTGGCTCTATGGCAACAGATTTGAGAAAGACAAGTACATCAAGTAGAATTGAAAAAGCATCTGAAAAGAAACTGAAAACAGATCTTCAAAAATCACAATTGGGGAATTGGCCAGTTCAGATTCGTTTAGTGCCAATAAATGCTCCATACCTTCATCATGCCAACCTTATTATTGCTGCTGATTGTACTGCTTACGCCTTTGCTGATTTTCACAGACAATTTCTTCTGGAAGAAAATTCTGTTTGTTTAATAGGATGTCCTAAACTTGATGATGCTCAAGCCTATATAGATAAAATATCCCAACTTATTGTTGCCAATGAACCCAAGTCTATCTCTGCCATATATATGGAAGTTCCATGTTGTGGTGGTCTAGTTCGTCTTATCTCCCATGCCATAGAACATGCTAAGGTCAATATAACGCTCAAGCTTATAAAAATAAGCATAGGTGGAAAAATTATAGATAAAGAAACGACAAAATATGTGTTCTCAAAGTAG